From the Nocardiopsis changdeensis genome, one window contains:
- a CDS encoding LysE family translocator, producing MDLTTSLPAFLVAVVLISASPGPAMVLIMRRAALRGLPGAVPTVLGLEAGLYVWALCVGAGLAALVAASEAAYLVLRVAGAAFLLYLGVKALLSARRGPAEAGPVDAHPPREAARAWWRAFGEGFLVMLANPKAAAFMVAFYPQFVPADRPLFATTALLALLQVAVEIVLYLGLAAVVGRAGEWFRRPAVRRWSDAVSGTVLVGLGVRMAVHGR from the coding sequence ATGGACCTGACGACCTCCCTGCCCGCGTTCCTCGTCGCCGTGGTGCTCATCTCCGCCTCCCCCGGACCCGCGATGGTGCTGATCATGCGCCGTGCCGCGCTGCGCGGCCTGCCCGGGGCCGTGCCCACGGTCCTGGGCCTGGAGGCGGGCCTGTACGTGTGGGCGCTGTGCGTCGGCGCCGGCCTGGCCGCCCTGGTGGCGGCCTCCGAGGCCGCCTACCTCGTCCTGCGCGTGGCCGGTGCGGCCTTCCTGCTGTACCTGGGGGTGAAGGCGCTGCTGTCCGCCCGGCGCGGCCCCGCCGAGGCCGGCCCCGTCGACGCGCACCCGCCGCGGGAGGCGGCCCGGGCCTGGTGGCGGGCCTTCGGGGAGGGGTTCCTGGTGATGCTGGCCAACCCCAAGGCCGCCGCGTTCATGGTCGCGTTCTATCCGCAGTTCGTCCCGGCGGACCGGCCGCTGTTCGCTACGACCGCCCTGCTGGCGCTGCTCCAGGTGGCGGTGGAGATCGTCCTGTACCTGGGGCTGGCCGCCGTGGTCGGCCGGGCGGGGGAGTGGTTCCGGCGCCCGGCCGTCCGCCGCTGGTCGGACGCCGTCAGCGGGACGGTGCTGGTCGGCCTGGGCGTCCGGATGGCCGTCCACGGCCGCTGA
- a CDS encoding DsbA family oxidoreductase — protein sequence MQVEIWSDIVCPWCYIGKRRFERALESFAHADEVEVTWRSFQLDPGFAQGESIPVYDALSKKMGAPREQVRAMTEQVTRVAAEEGLEYDFASGVMVNTFDAHRLVHLAQSRGLGDAAHEAFMNAQLVRAEDLSDPETLVRIAVEIGLEEAEAREVLAGDAYTAEVNADIDAARRLGATGVPFFVIDRAFGVSGAQPVEVFASALEKAHQASRG from the coding sequence GTGCAGGTAGAGATCTGGTCCGACATCGTCTGCCCGTGGTGCTACATCGGCAAGCGCCGCTTCGAGAGGGCGCTGGAGTCCTTCGCGCACGCCGACGAGGTCGAGGTCACCTGGCGCAGCTTCCAGCTCGACCCCGGCTTCGCCCAGGGCGAGAGCATCCCCGTCTACGACGCGCTGTCCAAGAAGATGGGCGCCCCGCGCGAGCAGGTGCGCGCCATGACCGAGCAGGTCACCCGGGTCGCCGCCGAGGAGGGGCTGGAGTACGACTTCGCCTCCGGCGTCATGGTCAACACCTTCGACGCCCACCGCCTGGTCCACCTGGCCCAGAGCCGGGGCCTGGGCGACGCCGCCCACGAGGCGTTCATGAACGCCCAGCTGGTGCGGGCCGAGGACCTCTCCGACCCCGAGACCCTGGTGAGGATCGCCGTGGAGATCGGCCTGGAGGAGGCCGAGGCCCGCGAGGTACTGGCCGGGGACGCCTACACCGCCGAGGTGAACGCCGACATCGACGCCGCCCGGCGGCTGGGCGCGACCGGGGTGCCGTTCTTCGTGATCGACCGCGCCTTCGGGGTGTCCGGCGCCCAGCCGGTGGAGGTGTTCGCCTCCGCCCTGGAGAAGGCCCACCAGGCCTCCCGCGGCTGA